A genomic segment from Drosophila miranda strain MSH22 chromosome 3, D.miranda_PacBio2.1, whole genome shotgun sequence encodes:
- the LOC108159441 gene encoding vacuolar protein sorting-associated protein 28 homolog: MMQEQSPDLYEEVKLHRNARERERYDNMADLYAIINTIQQLEKAYIRDCITPQEYTAACSKYLVQYKIAFKQVQCDEFPTVETFVKKFRLDCPAALERIREDRPITIRDDKGNTSKCIAEIVSLFITIMDKLRLQINTMDALQPDVKDLADNMNRLSLIPEDFDAKQKVDKWLGSLNEMQASDELTEGQVRQFLFDLESAYADFNKLLHSQ; this comes from the coding sequence ATGATGCAGGaacaaagtcctgacctgtaCGAGGAGGTGAAGCTCCATCGCAATGCCCGCGAGCGTGAGAGGTACGACAACATGGCGGATTTGTACGCCATTATAAACACAATCCAGCAGCTGGAGAAGGCCTACATTCGGGACTGCATTACACCGCAGGAGTACACGGCTGCGTGCTCCAAGTACTTGGTACAGTACAAGATTGCCTTCAAGCAGGTGCAGTGCGACGAGTTCCCCACAGTGGAGACGTTCGTCAAGAAGTTCCGTCTGGACTGCCCAGCAGCGCTGGAGCGCATTCGGGAGGATCGCCCCATCACCATACGCGACGACAAGGGAAACACATCCAAGTGCATAGCCGAGATTGTCTCCCTGTTCATAACGATTATGGACAAGCTGCGTCTACAGATCAACACCATGGACGCCCTGCAGCCCGATGTGAAGGACCTGGCTGACAACATGAATCGCCTGTCCCTTATTCCCGAAGACTTTGATGCTAAACAAAAGGTTGACAAGTGGCTGGGCAGCTTGAACGAAATGCAGGCATCGGATGAGCTGACCGAGGGTCAAGTGCGTCAGTTCCTTTTCGACTTGGAGTCGGCCTACGCGGACTTCAACAAACTGTTGCACAGCCAGTAG
- the LOC117188100 gene encoding sugar transporter SWEET1, giving the protein MSAVAYELLSTTAVISTVFQFLSGAMICRKYIQKKSTGDSSGVPFICGFLSCSFWLRYGVLTEEQSIVLVNIIGSTLFLIYTLIYYVFTVNKRAFVRQFAFVLAVLIAVVVYTNRLEDQRDEMIRITGIFCCIVTVCFFAAPLATLLHVIRAKNSESLPLPLIATSFLVSLQWLIYGILISDSFIQIPNFLGCLLSMLQLSLFVVYPPRSYSGQGYKLVEQAVPF; this is encoded by the exons aTGTCGGCGGTGGCCTATGAGCTGCTGTCCACAACGGCGGTGATCAGCACCGTATTTCAGTTTCTGTCCGGCGC CATGATATGCCGCAAGTACATACAGAAGAAGAGCACTGGCGACTCTTCCGGAGTTCCATTCATTTGCGGCTTCTTATC CTGTAGCTTTTGGCTGCGTTACGGCGTGCTAACCGAAGAGCAGAGCATTGTTTTGGTCAACATAATTGGATCAACACTCTTTCTGATATACACGCTGATCTACTATGTCTTCACTGTGAACAAACGTGCCTTCGTTAGGCAATTTGCATTCGTTCTTGCCGTACTGATTGCAGTCGTCGTATATACCAATCGTCTGGAAGACCAGCGCGACGAAATGATACGCATTACAG gAATTTTCTGCTGTATTGTCACCGTGTGTTTCTTTGCTGCCCCCCTGGCCACTCTGCTGCACGTCATTCGGGCGAAAAACTCTGAGAGCCTACCACTGCCCCTTATAGCCACATCCTTCTTGGTCAGCCTGCAGTGGCTAATCTACGGCATTCTCATATCGGACTCGTTTATCCAG ATACCCAACTTTCTCGGCTGCCTCTTGTCCATGCTGCAGCTGAGTCTGTTCGTGGTGTACCCGCCACGCAGCTACTCTGGGCAGGGCTATAAGCTAGTCGAGCAGGCTGTGCCATTTTAG